Within Aspergillus oryzae RIB40 DNA, chromosome 2, the genomic segment GTTCTGTGCAGAGGTTATTGGGGTTAGTTCTCTGGCCGGGCAAAGAGAATGATGGGGCTGTGTTTTTCCCTTACTTCATCTCCTGACTCTTTGACCTGACCACTGGGCTAGCCGTTAGACCCAATATGCAAGGAACGCTGTCTCTGCCATGCTTTCGCAAAGTGGGATGATAAAAATCAAGCATGATCATGTTCGCCGGATGCCGCCGCATGCAATGATGAGCTACACCATCAGCAATCTCAGCTCCACGTCAAATCTCAAGAACAAACCGACTACCAACCTTCGTCAAATATAAGCAGACCCAACTGGGATATCCGGACAAAGCCATGAGTCAAGGCCTCGAACAAAACCGCATGAGTCGACACTACCACTTGCTTGTCTTTCAAGAGCTCATCCCAAATATACTGGCTCTTCCAGCGCTCAACCTTGTCCAGCCCTGTGATTGTACAGGCTCTCACAGCGGGAAGATGACTCCGAATCACCTCATATTGCTGAAGACACAAAGCCACAGTTGGAGTCAAGAACCAAGTCAGCTGCACTCACAACAAAAGAGAGCAAGAAAGTCAGTCCATGTCATATCAATAGGGATAATGAAACGCACCTTCCGTGGCCCACCTCCCTCCAACTGATGAGCGATCCGTAAGAGCGCACTAGAGCCATCCaatcaaaccaacccaaacacaaaagcaaagcaagccTCAACCCTGGACCGGCCACCACTCCCTtaaacaaacaagaaaagagacaagATGAAAAGAGAGATCAACATACATCTGCGTCTTCCCCGTCCCGGTATCCATCTATCAGACCTCGTCAGCAGCCTGTTTCCCTCAGAGACAACCCCAAAGAGtaagaacagaagaagaacatacAGCAACAATGATATTCTCCTTCAAACTAGCCTCAAACATCTCATACTGATACTGCCGTGGTTTATACAGCAAGCCAGTCCCATTTGATCCATTCAGCTGAGCCATAGTCCCCGATGAACGTAGCGTAGTGCAGTATCGTGCAGTATGATGTAGAGCAGTGTAAGATAGAGTGAGAAATGTAGAGTAGACCAGTGCAAAGCACCCGGAAGCTCTCACTCCACGAAACACAGAATCCAACCCTCAACTCACGAACAAACACATTCCAAAGATCTAGATACCCACAACTCCAAGTAAATCAGAGGGAATATCTATCATGAGTTAAAATGCAAACATGAGTATGTGAAattcagaaaagaagatgagaagtaAACAATCAGAAAGAGGGACTGGTGTTTGGTTGGAGTAGAGAGAGGTAAGGCTGTGTGGTGCGTCGTGTATGTGGGGTAAATTTAATAACAATGAACGGTTATAGGTTGGTTATTCTGTTCTGTCTATCTTATCGTGATTTCATGGTCACTTTTCATGGTCGCGACTGGGTTTTGACAGGGGTTCTTTTTGGGCTTTTTGGGCTTTTGTCTCCTTTATTTTCACTGGGTTTGGGTCTTTGGtttatttttgttctttgtttggTTAGGGGCGTTCCTTGACAATTTATAGGGATAGTTGAAGCTTATTATAGCTTGTACCTGATCTTAGGATTAGATTTGGCTATACTTATTTACTTATCTTAACTTGTTACTTGGGTGTATCTGGTTTGACGTTATTTTTTTCCTTGCTCAAGTGATATGTTCGTGTACGATTGATGAGTAGTACATAAGCATATGATAGATGTGTTGAACACTTgaataaaagaaacaaaggaactTGTAGTCCAACTGGTCAATGTATTTATCGAGTCAATCCACACCCGGTCAAAAGTAGTATTAGACGGCGGCCTTCTGCCCGTCGGACTGGGCGTCTGAAATCCAGAACACCATCCCTTCCAAAGCCattagataaataaaacGTAGCAGCATCACGCCATACACCCAAGCATAAAAGCGGGAtaatacaaagaaaagagtacGAGACAAAAACAATCAGCATCAGAAGCGACAACTTCGGTATCTGGAGGTAGCACAAGGGTCAGGAGCGTGAAAAAAAGACAACAGCTGAATGCGATCATGAGACCATGGGAAGTCCATGAGGGGCCTGCTCTGTCTTTGTCACTTCCGAGTCAGCTTGAGTCTCGTCAGGACGCGTTCGACGACCCGTAAAGTTGTTGCCAAGGTAGTTAGCCTCTTCGTTGGGATGCTTGCGCATCCCCAAGCCGGCCACGGCTATCCGGTTCAGGGAGTTCATGTCGTCATTGGACGCAGCCCCCTGAGGCGGCTGCGCTTGTTGAGCTCCGGAGGGCGGCGCTGGCGCCGACGAAGACGTTGTTGCAGGCCCAGCACCGGGTTGCGGTACATTCAAGTCGGTTCGTGGCTGGCTCAGGTCGATGTTTCCTGGGAGCTCGGGCACCTCGCCTTGGGATTCCAGAAGTCGCGACTGAAGATTGATAATATACTCGCGCAACTGATAGTTCTCTGCCTGCAGCGCCTTGAAAGCCTCCGACATAGTATCAAACTCCTTCACCTGCTCCTCCAATTTGCGAATGtaactttcttttcgctgGCGGAATGCTCGCTATTCCCCAGTCAGCAAAATCCCCGTCGCATGGTAAATCCCAACATACCTGTGCGGCACGATTCTGAGCAGCGCGCTTGGAGGTCGACAACGGTCGCTTGCCATACGTCTTCGGACTCTCCTGGCCCGTGGGCTCCGGCTGGGGGGGTGTCTGTGGCGGGCCGCTGAGCATTGCAGCACCTGAAATCGCGGGATCGATGTTGTTCTGGTCGCGAGGACTTGTTGTATTGGGCTGCATGTGCGGTGGCTGCGCGGCAGGGGGTTGCGGACGCGGTTGCTGCGGATGCGATAGGTGCTGATGGGCCGCTAGGAGCTGGTCATGGAGCACTAAATTCAGGAACCAACGCGTGTCAGCATTTCCGCGCACGTACTAGGGAAGAGGAGTAGAtttgaagctgaagatctATGATCAAGGTTGCTTTACAGCACGCGATGCACGGATCACAATCTTCGTCTTTGATTTTATGCCTTCTACTTTGTTTTCGGGGGGCCTCTTGATAACCAATACAAATGCGACACTTACCCTGATCCGCATGGTCCTAGAGATGCAATTAGTCTATGCGATGATTTCATAAGCTGTGTGTATGGTTCTTGAGGGAACGCGACCGCGGAGGAGCTTCTCGTAGCGACAAGTAGGATGACGCCGGATCGGCTCCCGCGAGCGGACACAAGCGATACCAGCGGCGAGAGACGTCGTGAGACATGGCTAAAATCCCATTACGTCTCTCAAATGAGAGTGGTGGGCAATGGGGTACAGGCGATCTGATGACAAACCGCAGGCTGCTTACCTGAGCAGATGTTTGCATGCTTGGATGCGGCGCTGGAGCTAATGTCGGCTGCATGGAGAGTATAGAGGTTCAAACACGAAGACGCGCTGAGAGAGTCCGCAACACGTACGTCCCCTCAAGCTCGACCAAGGAGAGGATCAGATAGTTCGGATTGGATCCACGGTCTTTCACAGTGGACAAGCAACGAGGTTTGTAGAGGAATTGGAATGGAGAGACGCGCGATGAGGTAAGCAGCAGCAGTACAGTAGGTTAGTTTATCTATCGGGGTTAGCCAAGGCGATGATGATTCAGCCGCTGTCAAAATAGTTTTAGTTTTGTTAGGAACTAAGTGTATTTTTGCTgactgatgaggatgatctcGTAAGCAGGGGGAAGCCGTGAAATGGGGACGTTGACTAAGAGAAAAatgagggagggagagaaagacggcGGATTAGTTAAAAGATCAGTCAGACCGTGACGTGGgcggaagggaaaatgaGGAACGCGGCCGAGAGAACCTGAGGCAGGAACCAGCCTCCCTCCCATTCGGTCACCGACATCCGATCTCATATATTCCCTGATTTTAGGACCAATCGTCTTGacttttcttgctttgtagatattgatatccaaATTCTATCCATTGACACTCCAATTGAATTCGTTTCCTCTACGTAATACTTCGACTCACTGACCGATAGGCAGAACCTGGCCAAAGGCATCAACCACAACAATCCCCGCACTCTCCGCGTGGCTGACTCAGGCGCTGACTCATCCTTCCGGCTCTTCCGTTCCGCAGTCACGGGATCCGCCTGCGATGCCTCAGGTCCTGCGTACAACAATGAAGTAGCTTGTACAGAGGATCGTGAACTGGGTGGCGGCCTTGAGATTTTTAAAAGct encodes:
- a CDS encoding uncharacterized protein (predicted protein), with translation MQPNTTSPRDQNNIDPAISGAAMLSGPPQTPPQPEPTGQESPKTYGKRPLSTSKRAAQNRAAQRAFRQRKESYIRKLEEQVKEFDTMSEAFKALQAENYQLREYIINLQSRLLESQGEVPELPGNIDLSQPRTDLNVPQPGAGPATTSSSAPAPPSGAQQAQPPQGAASNDDMNSLNRIAVAGLGMRKHPNEEANYLGNNFTGRRTRPDETQADSEVTKTEQAPHGLPMVS
- a CDS encoding uncharacterized protein (predicted protein); the protein is MLGCGAGANVGCMESIEVQTRRRAERVRNTGIGMERRAMRQNLAKGINHNNPRTLRVADSGADSSFRLFRSAVTGSACDASGPAYNNEVACTEDRELGGGLEIFKSLSLKNSVLF